In Streptomyces ambofaciens ATCC 23877, a single genomic region encodes these proteins:
- the nudC gene encoding NAD(+) diphosphatase translates to MTTWTDHTADRPISLTAPSGIDRAAHHRLDEAWLAAAWSHPSTRCFVVSGGQALIDETPDGRTELVMTPSFEAPLTEAHRYFLGTDEEGVSYFALQKDSLPGRMDQSARAAGLREAGLLLSPRDAGLMAHAVALENWQRLHRFCSRCGERTVIAAAGHIRRCPACGAEHYPRTDPAVIMAVTDGEDRILLGRQMHWPEGRFSTLAGFVEPGESIEQSVRREVHEEVGVTVGPVEYVASQPWPFPSSLMLGFMAHATSTEINVDGEEIHEARWFSRDELGAAFESGEVLPPYGISIAARLIELWYGKPLPTRGTF, encoded by the coding sequence GTGACCACCTGGACCGACCACACAGCCGACCGTCCCATCTCGCTCACCGCCCCGAGCGGCATCGACCGCGCCGCCCACCACCGCCTCGACGAGGCCTGGCTCGCGGCGGCGTGGAGCCATCCTTCGACGCGCTGCTTCGTGGTCTCCGGCGGTCAGGCCCTCATCGACGAGACGCCCGACGGGCGGACCGAACTCGTCATGACCCCCTCCTTCGAAGCCCCGCTCACCGAGGCGCACCGCTACTTCCTGGGCACCGACGAGGAAGGCGTCAGCTACTTCGCCCTCCAGAAGGACTCCCTGCCCGGCCGCATGGACCAGTCCGCCCGCGCGGCGGGCCTGCGCGAGGCCGGGCTGCTCCTGTCGCCCCGGGACGCGGGACTCATGGCCCACGCGGTCGCCCTGGAGAACTGGCAGCGCCTGCACCGGTTCTGCTCCCGCTGCGGGGAACGGACCGTCATCGCCGCCGCCGGCCACATCCGGCGCTGCCCCGCCTGCGGCGCCGAGCACTACCCGCGTACCGACCCCGCCGTGATCATGGCGGTCACGGACGGCGAGGACCGCATCCTGCTGGGCCGCCAGATGCACTGGCCCGAGGGCCGCTTCTCGACGCTCGCGGGCTTCGTGGAGCCGGGCGAGTCCATCGAGCAGTCGGTGCGCCGCGAGGTGCATGAGGAGGTCGGCGTCACCGTCGGCCCCGTCGAGTACGTCGCCAGCCAGCCCTGGCCCTTCCCGTCCAGCCTGATGCTGGGCTTCATGGCCCACGCCACCTCGACCGAGATCAATGTCGACGGCGAAGAGATCCACGAGGCCCGCTGGTTCTCCCGCGACGAGCTGGGCGCCGCCTTCGAGTCCGGTGAGGTGCTCCCGCCCTACGGCATCTCGATCGCGGCCCGCCTGATCGAACTCTGGTACGGCAAGCCGCTGCCGACGCGCGGC
- a CDS encoding dipeptidase produces the protein MSETPDSAVRTYIEHHRAVFLDDLVEWLRIPSVSAQPEHTPDVQRSADWLAAKLEETGFPTVEVWPTPGAPAVFAEWPSHDPQAPTILVYGHHDVQPAAREDGWDSEPFEPLVRDGRLYARGAADDKGQVFFHTLGVRAHLAATGRTAPAVNLKLLIEGEEESGSPHFRALVEERAERLTADAVIVSDTGMWSEDTPTVCTGMRGLAECEIRLHGPDQDVHSGSFGGAVPNPATAVARLVAALHDEHGRVAVPGFYDGVVELTARERALFAELPFDERQWLRTAKSYAAHGEAGYTTLERVWARPTAEVNGIGGGYQGPGSKTIIPSSAMVKLSFRLVAGQDPDQVEKAVRHWIAEQVPPGVRCEIDFGSATRPCLTPLDHPALRSVVRAMGRAFEKPVRFTREGGSGPAADLQDVLGAPVLFLGISVPSDGWHAPNEKVELDLLLKGVEASAHLWGDLAEHWRHAP, from the coding sequence ATGAGCGAGACCCCGGACAGCGCTGTCCGTACGTACATCGAGCACCACCGCGCCGTCTTCCTCGACGACCTCGTCGAGTGGCTGCGCATCCCGTCCGTGTCGGCACAGCCCGAGCACACACCCGATGTACAGCGCAGCGCCGACTGGCTCGCCGCCAAGCTCGAGGAGACCGGCTTCCCGACCGTCGAGGTGTGGCCGACCCCGGGCGCACCCGCCGTGTTCGCGGAGTGGCCCTCCCACGACCCGCAGGCCCCGACGATCCTCGTCTACGGCCACCACGACGTGCAGCCCGCCGCCCGCGAGGACGGCTGGGACAGTGAGCCCTTCGAGCCCCTCGTCAGGGACGGCCGCCTCTACGCGCGCGGGGCGGCCGACGACAAGGGCCAGGTGTTCTTCCACACACTGGGCGTCCGCGCACACCTCGCCGCGACCGGCCGCACCGCCCCGGCGGTGAACCTGAAGCTGCTGATCGAGGGCGAGGAGGAGTCCGGCTCCCCGCACTTCCGCGCCCTGGTCGAGGAGCGCGCCGAGCGGCTGACCGCCGACGCGGTGATCGTCTCGGACACCGGCATGTGGTCCGAGGACACCCCCACGGTCTGCACCGGCATGCGCGGCCTCGCCGAGTGCGAGATCCGGCTGCACGGCCCCGACCAGGACGTCCACTCCGGCTCCTTCGGCGGCGCGGTCCCCAACCCGGCCACCGCCGTCGCCCGCCTCGTCGCCGCCCTGCACGACGAGCACGGACGCGTGGCGGTCCCGGGCTTCTACGACGGTGTCGTCGAACTCACCGCACGCGAACGCGCACTCTTCGCCGAGCTGCCCTTCGACGAGCGGCAGTGGCTGCGCACGGCCAAGTCGTACGCCGCCCACGGTGAGGCCGGGTACACCACTCTGGAGCGCGTCTGGGCCCGCCCCACCGCCGAGGTCAACGGCATCGGCGGCGGCTACCAGGGCCCGGGCAGCAAGACGATCATCCCCTCGTCCGCCATGGTGAAGCTCTCCTTCCGGCTGGTCGCGGGCCAGGACCCCGACCAGGTGGAGAAAGCCGTCCGCCACTGGATCGCCGAGCAGGTGCCGCCCGGCGTCCGCTGCGAGATCGACTTCGGATCCGCCACCCGCCCGTGCCTGACCCCGCTGGACCACCCGGCGCTGCGGTCCGTGGTCCGCGCCATGGGCCGGGCCTTCGAGAAACCCGTCCGCTTCACCCGCGAGGGCGGCTCCGGACCGGCCGCCGACCTTCAGGACGTCCTCGGCGCGCCCGTGCTCTTCCTGGGCATCTCCGTACCGTCCGACGGCTGGCACGCCCCGAACGAGAAGGTCGAGCTCGACCTGCTCCTGAAGGGCGTCGAGGCCTCCGCCCACCTGTGGGGCGACCTGGCGGAACACTGGCGCCACGCGCCCTGA
- a CDS encoding ATP-dependent DNA helicase → MPAHLTDPEQLKELLGIPFTPEQTACIIAPPAPQVIVAGAGSGKTTVMAARVVWLVGTGQVAPEQVLGLTFTNKAAGELAERVRKALIKAGVTDPDVIDPDNPPGEPVISTYHAFAGRLLTDHGLRLGLEPTSRLLADATRYQLAARVLREAPGPYPALTRSFADLVSDLLALDSELAEHLVRPEELRAWDAGLLESLRSVKLSNADLRKVPEAAAARRELAELVIRYRAAKRERDLLDFGDQIALSAQLAGLPEVGRVLRDEFRVVLLDEYQDTSVAQRVLLAGLFGAGTGHPVTAVGDPCQAIYGWRGASVANLDDFPEHFAHGDGRPATRQALSQNRRSGGRLLDLANDLAEPLRAMHAGVEALRPAPGVERDGTVRCALLRTHAEEIDWLADSVAHLVRTGKAPGEIAVLCRTATDFAGIQGALVARDVPVEVVGLSGLLHLPEVADLVAVCEVLQDPGANASLVRLLTGPRWRIGPRDLALLGRRARLLVAHARVDGGDDPDRRLAAAVEGVDPSEVISLADALDTFLETPLDGTGDDDGLPFSSDARVRFARLATELRDLRRALSDPLMDVLHRVLAVTGLEVELSASPHALAARRRETLSNFLDVAASFAASDGEATLLAFLGFLRTAAQYEKGLDNALPGGENTVKVLTAHKSKGLEWDVVAVPGLVTGTFPSGQGREKWTAQGKVLPHGLRGDADTLPDVASWDSRGLKAFHEAMKEHQHTEELRLGYVTFTRPRSLLLGSGHWWGPSQKKPRGPSAFLTALYEHCASGHGEIEAWADEPAEDEENPALHRATADQAWPLPLDDAALVRRRAAAETVLAHLDALTSQQDGAPAVTHDPDTYDDPDWPPPPGDDEALQHAEEPVWAEDPTDWDSWTTDRPASPPDEPASPPDEPASPPGRATAPGGPATAPGGPATPPDGPATPSDGAAAAPGDPTAAPGDPTAAPDDPTAAPDSTPGTAARPTVPPPSGRPAIPHQAAPPGEAGRAGTPGAHPRAPEPSAPARLTPEEARTVASWDRDLDALTGELLRARESVTEVRLPASLTASQLMDLAADPDGFAQELARPMPRPPQPAARRGTRFHAWVEARFEPLELPLLEPEELPGSEAEIADERDLEFLKDAFERTEYARRTPYRVEAPFQLTLAGRIVRGRMDAVYKEGEGATARYEIVDWKTGRAGTADPLQLALYRLAWAEQQHVPLESVTAAFLFVRTGEVVRPGDLPDRAALENLLLADPVGDEPHDRGVRAGR, encoded by the coding sequence GGTCCTCGGCCTCACCTTCACCAACAAGGCGGCCGGTGAACTCGCCGAACGCGTACGCAAGGCGCTGATCAAGGCCGGCGTCACCGATCCGGACGTGATCGACCCGGACAATCCGCCGGGCGAACCGGTGATCTCCACGTACCACGCCTTCGCGGGCCGTCTCCTGACCGACCACGGGCTGCGCCTCGGGCTGGAGCCGACCTCCAGGCTGCTCGCCGACGCCACCCGCTACCAGCTCGCCGCGCGGGTCCTGCGCGAGGCTCCCGGCCCCTACCCGGCCCTCACCCGCTCCTTCGCCGACCTGGTCAGCGACCTCCTCGCCCTCGACTCAGAGCTCGCCGAGCACCTCGTACGCCCGGAGGAGCTGCGCGCCTGGGACGCCGGACTCCTGGAGTCCCTGCGGAGCGTCAAGCTCAGCAACGCCGACCTGCGCAAGGTCCCCGAGGCCGCCGCCGCGCGCCGGGAACTGGCCGAGCTGGTGATCCGCTACCGGGCCGCCAAACGCGAACGGGACCTGCTCGACTTCGGCGACCAGATCGCCCTGTCCGCACAGCTCGCCGGGCTCCCGGAGGTGGGCCGCGTGCTGCGCGACGAGTTCCGTGTCGTACTGCTCGACGAGTACCAGGACACCTCGGTGGCCCAGCGCGTCCTCCTGGCGGGCCTGTTCGGGGCCGGCACCGGCCACCCCGTGACCGCCGTGGGCGACCCCTGCCAGGCGATCTACGGCTGGCGCGGTGCCTCCGTCGCCAACCTCGACGACTTCCCCGAGCATTTCGCCCACGGTGACGGCCGCCCCGCCACCCGCCAGGCGCTCAGCCAGAACCGCCGCAGCGGCGGCCGCCTCCTCGACCTCGCCAACGACCTCGCCGAGCCCCTGCGCGCCATGCACGCGGGCGTCGAGGCCCTGCGCCCCGCCCCCGGCGTCGAACGCGACGGGACGGTCCGCTGCGCCCTGCTGCGCACCCACGCCGAGGAGATCGACTGGCTCGCCGACTCCGTCGCCCACCTCGTGCGCACCGGCAAGGCGCCCGGCGAGATCGCCGTGCTGTGCCGTACGGCGACCGACTTCGCCGGGATCCAGGGCGCGCTGGTCGCCCGCGACGTCCCCGTCGAGGTCGTGGGCCTCTCCGGTCTGCTGCACCTGCCCGAGGTGGCCGACCTGGTCGCCGTCTGCGAAGTCCTCCAGGACCCCGGCGCCAACGCCTCCCTGGTCCGCCTGCTCACCGGTCCCCGCTGGCGGATCGGGCCGCGCGACCTCGCCCTCCTCGGACGACGGGCCCGGCTGCTCGTCGCCCACGCGCGCGTGGACGGCGGCGACGACCCCGACCGGAGGCTCGCCGCGGCCGTCGAGGGGGTCGACCCGTCCGAGGTGATATCGCTCGCGGACGCCCTCGACACCTTCCTGGAGACGCCCCTGGACGGCACCGGGGACGACGACGGGCTGCCCTTCTCGTCGGACGCGCGGGTGCGGTTCGCACGGCTGGCCACCGAACTGCGCGACCTGCGCCGGGCCCTGTCCGACCCCCTCATGGACGTGCTGCACCGCGTCCTCGCCGTCACCGGCCTGGAGGTCGAGCTGTCGGCGTCCCCGCACGCCCTGGCAGCCCGCCGCCGCGAGACCCTGTCGAACTTCCTGGACGTCGCCGCCTCCTTCGCCGCGAGCGACGGCGAGGCCACCCTCCTCGCCTTTCTCGGCTTCCTGCGCACCGCCGCCCAGTACGAGAAGGGCCTCGACAACGCCCTGCCCGGCGGCGAGAACACCGTCAAGGTGCTTACCGCGCACAAGTCGAAGGGGCTGGAGTGGGACGTCGTCGCCGTGCCCGGTCTGGTCACCGGCACCTTCCCCAGCGGCCAGGGCCGCGAGAAGTGGACCGCCCAGGGCAAGGTCCTGCCGCACGGCCTGCGCGGTGACGCCGACACCCTGCCCGACGTGGCCTCCTGGGACTCGCGCGGTCTCAAGGCCTTCCACGAGGCGATGAAGGAACACCAGCACACCGAGGAGCTCCGCCTCGGCTACGTCACCTTCACCCGCCCCCGGTCCCTGCTGCTGGGCTCCGGCCACTGGTGGGGTCCCAGCCAGAAGAAGCCCCGCGGACCGTCCGCTTTCCTCACGGCCCTGTACGAACACTGCGCCTCCGGACACGGTGAGATCGAGGCCTGGGCGGACGAACCCGCCGAGGACGAGGAGAACCCGGCCCTGCACCGGGCGACCGCCGACCAGGCCTGGCCCCTGCCCCTGGACGACGCGGCCCTCGTCCGCCGCCGGGCCGCCGCCGAGACGGTCCTCGCCCACCTGGACGCCCTCACCTCCCAGCAGGACGGCGCCCCCGCGGTCACGCACGACCCCGACACCTACGACGACCCGGACTGGCCGCCACCCCCCGGCGACGACGAAGCACTCCAGCACGCGGAGGAACCGGTCTGGGCCGAAGACCCCACGGACTGGGACTCCTGGACCACGGACCGCCCCGCCTCACCGCCGGACGAGCCCGCCTCACCGCCGGACGAGCCCGCCTCACCGCCGGGCCGTGCCACCGCGCCGGGCGGCCCCGCCACCGCGCCGGGCGGCCCCGCCACCCCGCCGGACGGCCCCGCCACCCCGTCGGACGGCGCCGCCGCGGCGCCCGGCGACCCCACTGCGGCGCCCGGCGACCCCACTGCGGCGCCCGACGACCCCACCGCGGCGCCCGACAGCACCCCCGGCACCGCGGCTCGCCCCACCGTGCCGCCGCCGTCCGGACGCCCCGCCATCCCGCACCAGGCGGCCCCTCCCGGCGAGGCAGGCCGCGCCGGAACGCCCGGCGCCCACCCCCGGGCGCCGGAGCCCTCCGCTCCCGCCCGCCTCACGCCGGAGGAAGCCCGCACCGTCGCCTCCTGGGACCGCGACCTCGACGCGCTCACCGGTGAGCTCCTGCGCGCTCGCGAGAGCGTCACCGAGGTGCGTCTCCCGGCGTCGCTGACCGCCTCCCAGCTGATGGACCTGGCCGCCGACCCGGACGGCTTCGCGCAGGAGCTGGCCCGCCCCATGCCCCGCCCGCCCCAGCCGGCCGCCCGCCGCGGCACCCGCTTCCACGCCTGGGTCGAGGCCCGCTTCGAACCGCTGGAGCTCCCCCTGCTGGAACCCGAGGAGCTGCCCGGAAGCGAGGCCGAGATCGCCGACGAACGCGACCTGGAGTTCCTCAAGGACGCCTTCGAACGCACCGAGTACGCCCGCCGGACCCCCTATCGCGTCGAGGCCCCGTTCCAGCTCACGCTCGCCGGCCGCATCGTGCGAGGCCGCATGGACGCCGTCTACAAGGAGGGCGAAGGGGCGACGGCGAGGTACGAGATCGTCGACTGGAAGACCGGCCGTGCCGGTACCGCGGACCCCCTCCAGCTCGCGCTGTACCGCCTCGCCTGGGCCGAGCAGCAGCACGTACCGCTGGAGTCGGTGACGGCCGCCTTCCTGTTCGTACGCACGGGCGAGGTCGTCCGGCCCGGCGACCTGCCCGACCGCGCCGCGCTGGAGAACCTGCTGCTGGCCGACCCGGTCGGTGACGAACCGCACGATCGGGGTGTCCGTGCGGGCCGATAG